One window of the Alligator mississippiensis isolate rAllMis1 chromosome 5, rAllMis1, whole genome shotgun sequence genome contains the following:
- the NOD1 gene encoding nucleotide-binding oligomerization domain-containing protein 1 — MAGQPYANTKIIQQVPSGTNPPSFINLLKIHREHLVTSIRNTQCLIDNLIKNEYFSNEDAEIAAQFPTQTDKVRKILDLVQSKGEEVSEYFVYTLQKVTDAYHELQPWLDEIRFQPSEHIQSKLVVNTDPVSRYRQKLKYELGRDTKFVMSYAQKEEMLLEEIYSDNIMELVSYANESLGNVNCLEALFDDRTGLINEDGETICVFGDAGIGKSILLQKVQNLWARGELDVGAKYFFRFRCRMFSCFKENETISLKDLLFKYNCYPDQDQEEVFSHILQFPHTVLFTFDGFDEIYSDFDVNSVPEICSPSEPIHPLTLLVSLLRGKLLKGSRKVLTARTGTEVHQNIIRKKVLLRGFSSNNLKAYTKMFFKDEGCQTLVLNHLEANPSLCSLCSVPLFCWIIFKCYEHLHSMFDIHEFPDYSVTLTDVFLLMTEVHLNRTLKTDLLKKNTRSQVETFKSKKETLLSLGRIAHRGMEKSLFVFEHEEVMAVNVLEEDLHLGFLRTVHSYGGCGDQSSYEFLHLTLQSFFTAFFLITEEKVGTKELLKFFNECSTLETTQFTCLPIPWFNNRPIGEDPFRNNEHFHFTNLFLCGLLSKARQKLLRHLVSPMAIKRKRNALLTYLSGSMKSHMKGLTRSRLANYKQVQVTPNFVWMLRCIYETQSEKVGKLAAKDMRANYIKLTYCNAYSADCSAISFIVHHFHKHLALDLDNNNINDYGVRQLLPCFSKLGVIRLSVNQITDHGVRVLYEELSKYKIVSFLGLYKNQITDVGAKYVAKLIEECPSLTYVKIGANKITTEGGKSLALAIQKSKTMFEIGMWGNQIGDEGAKAFADALRNHPTLTNVSLAFNGITTKGGKSIAEAMQHNNTVRIFWLTKNELDDEAAESFAEMLKVNKKLVHLWLIQNRITVKGAQYLCEALQENTAIKEICLNGNLINPEEAKAFENEERIVCF, encoded by the exons ATGGCAGGTCAGCCATATGCTAATACAAAGATTATCCAACAAGTACCCTCAGGAACAAATCCTCCATCATTCATTAACTTGCTGAAAATACATCGAGAACATTTGGTCACCAGTATCCGAAACACCCAGTGTTTGATTGACAACTTGATTAAGAATGAATACTTCTCAAATGAAGACGCTGAGATTGCTGCACAGTTTCCAACTCAAACAGATAAG GTTCGTAAAATTCTGGATCTGGTTCAAAGCAAGGGAGAAGAAGTTTCAGAATACTTTGTCTATACCCTGCAGAAAGTCACTGATGCTTATCATGAGCTTCAGCCCTGGTTGGATGAAATAAGATTTCAGCCTTCTGAGCATATTCAGAGTAAATTGGTTGTAAATACAGATCCAG TTAGCAGGTACCGTCAGAAACTCAAGTATGAATTGGGAAGAGACACAAAGTTTGTCATGTCATATGCTCAGAAGGAGGAGATGCTGCTTGAGGAAATCTACTCTGATAATATCATGGAACTGGTCAGTTATGCCAATGAGAGTCTTGGCAATGTGAACTGCTTAGAAGCCCTGTTTGATGATAGAACTGGGCTGATTAATGAAGATGGAGAGACCATCTGTGTCTTTGGTGATGCAGGAATTGGAAAATCCATTTTGCTGCAAAAAGTGCAAAATCTTTGGGCCCGAGGAGAGTTGGATGTAGGTGCCAAATATTTTTTCCGGTTCCGGTGCAGGATGTTTAGCTGCTTTAAGGAGAATGAAACCATCAGTCTGAAAGATCTTCTGTTCAAATACAACTGTTACCCAGACCAGGACCAAGAGGAGGTATTCAGCCACATCCTTCAGTTCCCTCACACAGTCCTCTTCACATTTGATGGGTTTGATGAGATCTATTCTGACTTTGACGTAAACAGCGTTCCTGAGATCTGCTCACCCAGCGAACCTATCCACCCACTCACCCTGTTGGTGAGTCTTCTTAGAGGAAAACTTTTGAAAGGATCAAGGAAAGTTCTCACAGCAAGGACTGGGACTGAGGTCCATCAAAACATTATTAGGAAGAAAGTATTGCTCCGAGGCTTCTCCAGCAACAACCTGAAGGCATACACTAAGATGTTTTTCAAAGATGAGGGGTGCCAAACATTGGTACTGAATCATCTAGAAGCTAACCCCAGTCTCTGTAGTTTGTGTTCAGTACCTTTGTTTTGTTGGATTATCTTTAAATGCTATGAACATTTGCATTCCATGTTTGACATCCATGAGTTTCCAGATTACTCTGTTACGTTGACGGACGTGTTTTTGCTCATGACTGAAGTCCACTTGAACCGAACTCTGAAAACAGATTTGCTGAAGAAGAACACCAGGAGCCAAGTGGAGACATTCAAGTCAAAAAAAGAAACCCTGCTGTCTTTGGGTAGAATAGCCCATCGGGGAATGGAGAAATCTCTCTTTGTTTTTGAGCATGAGGAGGTCATGGCTGTGAATGTATTGGAAGAGGATTTGCATTTGGGATTCCTCAGGACAGTTCACAGCTATGGAGGCTGTGGAGACCAGTCCTCTTATGAGTTCCTGCACTTGACCCTCCAGTCTTTTTTCACAGCTTTTTTCCTAATCACTGAAGAGAAAGTGGGTACAAAAGAGTTACTGAAATTTTTTAATGAGTGCTCCACCCTCGAGACTACCCAATTTACCTGCCTCCCTATTCCATGGTTCAATAATCGGCCAATAGGAGAAGATCCTTTCCGAAACAATGAACACTTTCACTTCACCAACCTTTTCCTCTGTGGTCTGCTTTCCAAAGCTAGACAGAAGCTCTTGAGACATTTAGTCTCACCTATGGCCATTAAGAGGAAAAGAAATGCTCTTTTAACATATCTCTCAGGAAGCATGAAATCTCATATGAAGGGCCTGACGCGATCAAGGCTTGCAAACTATAAGCAAGTTCAGGTTACACCCAATTTTGTTTGGATGCTGCGGTGCATTTATGAGACTCAAAGTGAAAAAGTGGGGAAGCTGGCTGCAAAAGACATGCGGGCCAATTACATCAAACTCACTTACTGCAATGCCTATTCAGCTGACTGCAGTGCCATTTCCTTCATTGTGCATCATTTCCACAAGCATCTAGCTCTCGATCTAGACAACAACAACATCAATGACTATGGAGTTAGACAACTGCTCCCTTGCTTTAGCAAGCTTGGGGTGATCAG GCTGAGTGTTAATCAGATCACGGATCATGGAGTAAGAGTGCTGTACGAAGAACTCTCCAAGTACAAAATTGTGTCTTTCTTGGG CCTGTACAAGAACCAAATTACAGACGTTGGAGCCAAATATGTTGCAAAACTCATTGAAGAATGCCCAAGCCTCACATACGTTAA AATAGGAGCAAACAAAATAACCACTGAAGGAGGGAAAAGTCTTGCCCTTGCTATCCAGAAGAGCAAAACGATGTTTGAAATCGG AATGTGGGGCAATCAAATTGGAGATGAAGGAGCTAAAGCTTTTGCTGATGCACTGAGGAATCATCCTACCTTAACAAACGTGAg TCTTGCATTCAATGGCATTACAACCAAGGGAGGCAAAAGCATTGCTGAAGCTATGCAGCACAACAACACTGTGAGGATATTTTG GTTGACTAAAAATGAGTTGGATGACGAGGCTGCAGAGAGCTTTGCAGAGATGCTGAAAGTCAACAAGAAGCTAGTGCATTTATG